gttatacccccccccccccctttttttttttaaatatctggctttctttttaattaacttCCTTACTCTTactcttgtatttatttgagaatttatatttctgaagGTTTATGAATACGTTCAAAGATCAAGTCCGTGCATTTGCCTACATGAAgagagaaaatttcaaaacaaaatgcacggacttttacacacaaaatctGTAGATTCTGTTATATTCAATTATAGAGGTTTTTTTTGCGTGGTTTAAGATTAGGTAATGTTCTTGTTTCCGTGTAAAATAATTctcgcaatattttttttctctcgaaaaGCAAAAGAAATCGTAAATTTATCAACtctattaattggaatgaaagCACTGTTTTGTTCTTCATGATTTATGTATTTACGCTTTGTAGTTTTGACAGACAAATTAAATGCTACAGAATGAGTGAAATACACGTATATTTGTTATACAGATAGAAAGAAGAGAAAAGTAACCATATACTATTGAAATAGTTTGAAAGTGGTTATAGCTGGGGTTGGGATTTATAGCTTTGTTTAGAAGTTTGACATTGATGTACAACAAATgtaaattctttttgaaaaatgttggtggccctgaaaagggccgtttgtGAAGTTATAAACTTCAGACTGTTTACTTGCTGCTGGTGTATTTAGTGACGGCTTTGGTACCTTCACTGACAGCGTGCTTGGCCAATTCTCCGGGTAAGAGAAGACGGACAGCGGTCTGGATCTCCCGGGATGTGATGGTAGATCTTTTGTTGTAGTGTGCCAATCGGGAAGCCTCTGCTGCGATTCTCTCGAAGATATCGTTGACGAAGCTGTTCATGATGGACATTGCCTTTGAGGACACTCCGGTGTCGGGGTGAACTTGTCTCAAGACTTTGTAGATGTAGATAGCATAGGATTCACGTCTCTTCCTCCTCCTTTTCTTATCACCGCCGGGTCTGGCAGTCTTTGCCTTGGTGACGGCCTTCTTGGCTCCTTTAGTTCCTACTTTGGGTGGCATGTTACTGGTTTGATAATCAAATAAGTAatggtgaaaaattattttcaatttgtttatatactgggcaaaacggattgaaagattttattaaacGCGAACCTCGGAGAGAGCACCCATAACATGTTGAATGTTCGGTAGCCTAACTGCTCGCAGAGAGCTTCGTTCTGATTggtgtataataaaaacatcgttCAATCCGTTTAGTGGGTATATAagctaaattttgaagaaaaattgtatCACTTTACTCAGTGTCGATCAACCAAATAGTACAAAATGTCAGGACGAGGAAAAGGAGGAAAAGCAAAAGCAAAGGCAAAGTCTAGGTCATCCCGTGCCGGACTTCAGTTCCCAGTCGGTCGTATCCACAGACTTTTGAGGAAAGGAAACTATGCCGAGAGAGTTGGTGCCGGTGCACCAGTGTACCTCGCAGCTGTCTTAGAATACTTAGCAGCTGAAGTATTGGAGTTGGCAGGAAACGCCGCTCGTGACAACAAGAAGAGCAGAATCATTCCCCGTCATCTCCAGTTGGCCATCAGAAACGACGAAGAGTTGAACAAACTCTTGTCTGGTGTCACCATTGCCCAGGGAGGTGTTTTACCAAACATCCAGGCTGTACTTCTGCCAAAGAAGACCCAGAAAGCTGCCAAGTAAAAAGTGGATATATCGGATTACTCACTtaacaacggcccttttcagggccaccaatatttttcaaaaagagtctaaaattgttgtacatcttagtaatactttattccccatacataattgaaaaaaatatattctactacataacaaataaaaaatgtctaaaatataaatgtccctTCTTCCGTGATTCTTCTTTTCTTCTCTCTCTAACGCATCCCATTTAAGTACAGTTCTTATAGCATAACACTAAGTCTAGTAACTTTTTCAGTCTTCTTCATCAGAACATTTATTGTCGTACTTTCTGACTCTTTGAACCCACAAGTAGCTCAGTTAAATCATATAATGTTTGTCGGggggaaaaaaaaccactgatagtatttatatttaatactagtCTGCTCTCTTCTTTCTCTCTCTTGGTTATTGATGCGAGCATGCTTAGATTCATCTGAGAaggtgtgtggtttttttttattattataattatttatagtttttgttaacattatctCTTTCGTCAacacttttatatatgatatgtactttccattcttttcctttttccatttttttcagcaTCTCTCTCTCTGTCTTTCTGTCtttatttagttattgtttgtGTATTAAAGATGTGGAATTGATGTAAGCACACCGACAATCAGACAATGTGACAAATGTGCCCAGCCCaaatgaaaatcataccacatcttctttttttatattaaatatacataaatatgacataatacaacaataaagaAACTCAGCCGATCCGCACAATGTCATGTCGGGAATGTGTAATtccatttgtttctgtttttttatttttatttcgctttgtttgtgttataactgcattttatttttattttttcctgtttttatttttcgttcctTTCCTTAATGTTTCTGCatgtattttgaccttttttcattattattatttttcttcttcagatttATCATATTGAAACCGTGACACTAATTTACTATTGTTGAGCTATGAGGGATGATCAGAAACTGtaattatgaatgaaaaaaggGGGCATTTTTACTGTCAGCTTGGGTTGAGCagtttttcagtaaaaaatggATTGAAAACTGTCAAAGTCCCTTACAAATCAGTCCAATCAGATTTAAGATATGCGGACCAATCAACGCCAGCTTTATGTAAGTGGTGATCCAATCGTCACCGTGATTTCAATCCTCCCGGCAAGCACAAAAACACATTCACCGAAATTTTCAAGTATTCTTTCTGTAGCAAATCGTCCACAGAGCTAATAATCATGGCACGAACAAAGCAAACTGCACGTAAATCCACCGGAGGTAAAGCTCCAAGAAAACAACTTGCCACCAAGGCCGCCCGTAAGAGCGCACCTGCAACCGGTGGAGTCAAGAAACCACATAGATACAGGCCAGGAACAGTCGCTCTCCGAGAAATCAGGAGATACCAGAAGAGCACAGAGCTCCTCATCAGGAAACTCCCCTTCCAGAGATTAGTCCGTGAAATCGCCCAGGACTTCAAAACTGATCTCCGATTCCAGAGTTCAGCCGTCATGGCCCTACAGGAAGCCAGCGAAGCCTACTTGGTCGGTCTCTTCGAGGATACCAACTTGTGCGCAATCCACGCCAAGAGAGTAACCATCATGCCAAAGGATATCCAATTGGCCCGAAGAATCCGTGGAGAACGTGCTTAAGAAGTgtgattttttcaccaaaacataacggcccttttcagggccaccaatatttttcaaaaagaatctataaattgttgtacatgaaaattagaaacataGCCGAACCCCTCTTTTCcccatctctctctctctcttttatttcttcttGTTGAATCCATCTATATGCAAAGCAatacatagacaaaaaataaattttatgatatatatatacacacaagtctcatcacaaaaaaaaggggggtgtttgtttatcatggtacatgtatgtccttGTGTGTAGAATATTAAAtagtacattatataaaaaaagatcaacatataaatgtttctatctgtacttctgttcttttcttttcttcgcTTGTTTTGTCTTGTCTTCTTTTGATGTATTATTTACACCAGTAGTCTAGACCAAAGAAAGAGAACCACCAACTGGccaaaatataacctttttttttaagttagagtttaaatatcttgtataattcattaatttgaatatttcttttagaaaagcTGATATTACAGGgtacttttatcaaaaatttagagCTCTTTTTCAGTCAGAattgtaaagaatttttttatcatgtatgtagtaatatattttgtccACTTTAGAGTCTTGTCTTGCTGCTAGttaacaaaatcatgaaatttctatttaaattaatataatttcggTACGGGTCCAAGTAGTCCccacaaaatttcaatgtagGAAGTCCATGTAAGCATATATCTTGCACTTATaagcttttttatatgataaaaagtggTTTTCAGacttattataaacttttctggCTAAAAGAAGTCTTCAGAATAGTAAGTACATGTGTGcgcattaacatttttattggaTTGGCTGATGAAATTGTCATCGTCATACTGTGGATAAATATAGAATggcgtttaaaaataaaattgaaaggaaGATGCACACATAAGAAGTTTTACCCGCAGTCAGGGGCATCTCTTTTCTTCACTGTAatacctagaaaaaaaaatctttaatagtAATAACAGTAAcagttttattcatacattctCCCATTTATGATCTGAAGTACCTGCAGCAGATCGTTGATGGATGGCAAGCACAGCTTTGACAGATGATGTTGAGTTATGAAAGACAGGTAGAAAACTGCAAGCATGTAAAATCCTGTGATGTATCCAATTTCTGGATACATCAAATAGACAAATAGATAACCAGTATTCCTAGATATGTCTGTGAGGTTTATTTTTTCCCCAACTAAATTCCATTCCATTAAGTTGAAATGTGTATTGTCATTGAATGAAAATGTCTGTTCAGAGAAAgcaaataattatctttataattttgactgtctaaagtgattttcatttatcatttatttatcatactattctatcttaaaatgaaaacttttcaacattttggaACTTTTTTTGTCTCCTTCAGTCATTTTTATTCCGAttgaaataatagttttttcttaaaaatttactgtctgatatgaattattatatttttcagacctAGAATGAAAAAGTGGATTGAAAGTGTACACAGTTTAAGGCAGTACAGAGTTACCTCCCGGAATAAAACAACGTAAGCCAATCAGACAACAGTTAACTGAAAATGTGTGATACTTCTTTTACGGCCGCGTTGGTGATATATAAAGAGTCGCTGTTAGACGGAAAGTATTATTTaactaatcaccacaaatagtTAAACATGTCAGGTAGAGGAAAAGGAGGTAAAGGTCTAGGAAAAGGAGGCGCCAAGCGTCACAGGAAGGTGTTGCGTGATAACATCCAAGGTATCACCAAGCCAGCCATCCGTCGTTTAGCAAGAAGAGGTGGAGTAAAACGTATATCTGGACTCATCTATGAGGAAACCCGTGGTGTCCTTAAAGTTTTCTTGGAAAATGTCATCCGTGATGCTGTCACATACACAGAGCACGCCAAGAGGAAGACTGTCACTGCCATGGATGTTGTCTACGCTTTGAAACGTCAAGGACGTACCTTGTACGGATTCGGAGGTTAAACAGCCACCCAGCTAATATcaacaacggcccttttcagggccaccaacatttttcaaaaagaatcttagATTTGTTGTACAtcgttttaaacaaaatcttgaaATCAAAGCTTGCTCCCACTTCTATTCTTTTCTCTAATGTTCATGAATTTTTCAaccgtttttcttgttttccctGATCCTGATCCGCAACTATTTTCTCTCTCTCgttatacccccccccccccccctttttttttttaaatatctggctttctttttaattaacttCCTTACTCTTactcttgtatttatttgagaatttatatttctgaagGTTTATGAATACGTTCAAAGATCAAGTCCGTGCATTTGCCTACATGAAgagagaaaatttcaaaacaaaatgcacggacttttacacacaaaatctGTAGATTCTGTTATATTCAATTATAGAGGTTTTTTTTGCGTGGTTTAAGATTAGGTAATGTTCTTGTTTCCGTGTAAAATAATTctcgcaatattttttttctctcgaaaaGCAAAAGAAATCGTAAATTTATCAACtctattaattggaatgaaagCACTGTTTTGTTCTTCATGATTTATGTATTTACGCTTTGTAGTTTTGACAGACAAATTAAATGCTACAGAATGAGTGAAATACACGTATATTTGTTATACAGATAGAAAGAAGAGAAAAGTAACCATATACTATTGAAATAGTTTGAAAGTGGTTATAGCTGGGGTTGGGATTTATAGCTTTGTTTAGAAGTTTGACATTGATGTACAACAAATgtaaattctttttgaaaaatgttggtggccctgaaaagggccgtttgtGAAGTTATAAACTTCAGACTGTTTACTTGCTGCTGGTGTATTTAGTGACGGCTTTGGTACCTTCACTGACAGCGTGCTTGGCCAATTCTCCGGGTAAGAGAAGACGGACAGCGGTCTGGATCTCCCGGGATGTGATGGTAGATCTTTTGTTGTAGTGTGCCAATCGGGAAGCCTCTGCTGCGATTCTCTCGAAGATATCGTTGACGAAGCTGTTCATGATGGACATTGCCTTTGAGGACACTCCGGTGTCGGGGTGAACTTGTCTCAAGACTTTGTAGATGTAGATAGCATAGGATTCACGTCTCTTCCTCCTCCTTTTCTTATCACCGCCGGGTCTGGCAGTCTTTGCCTTGGTGACGGCCTTCTTGGCTCCTTTAGTTCCTACTTTGGGTGGCATGTTACTGGTTTGATAATCAAATAAGTAatggtgaaaaattattttcaatttgtttatatactgggcaaaacggattgaaagattttattaaacGCGAACCTCGGAGAGAGCACCCATAACATGTTGAATGTTCGGTAGCCTAACTGCTCGCAGAGAGCTTCGTTCTGATTggtgtataataaaaacatcgttCAATCCGTTTAGTGGGTATATAagctaaattttgaagaaaaattgtatCACTTTACTCAGTGTCGATCAACCAAATAGTACAAAATGTCAGGACGAGGAAAAGGAGGAAAAGCAAAAGCAAAGGCAAAGTCTAGGTCATCCCGTGCCGGACTTCAGTTCCCAGTCGGTCGTATCCACAGACTTTTGAGGAAAGGAAACTATGCCGAGAGAGTTGGTGCCGGTGCACCAGTGTACCTCGCAGCTGTCTTAGAATACTTAGCAGCTGAAGTATTGGAGTTGGCAGGAAACGCCGCTCGTGACAACAAGAAGAGCAGAATCATTCCCCGTCATCTCCAGTTGGCCATCAGAAACGACGAAGAGTTGAACAAACTCTTGTCTGGTGTCACCATTGCCCAGGGAGGTGTTTTACCAAACATCCAGGCTGTACTTCTGCCAAAGAAGACCCAGAAAGCTGCCAAGTAAAAAGTGGATATATCGGATTACTCACTtaacaacggcccttttcagggccaccaatatttttcaaaaagagtctaaaattgttgtacatcttagtaatactttattccccatacataattgaaaaaaatatattctactacataacaaataaaaaatgtctaaaatataaatgtccctTCTTCCGTGATTCTTCTTTTCTTCTCTCTCTAACGCATCCCATTTAAGTACAGTTCTTATAGCATAACACTAAGTCTAGTAACTTTTTCAGTCTTCTTCATCAGAACATTTATTGTCGTACTTTCTGACTCTTTGAACCCACAAGTAGCTCAGTTAAATCATATAATGTTTGTCGGggggaaaaaaaaccactgatagtatttatatttaatactagtCTGCTCTCTTCTTTCTCTCTCTTGGTTATTGATGCGAGCATGCTTAGATTCATCTGAGAaggtgtgtggtttttttttattattataattatttatagtttttgttaacattatctCTTTCGTCAacacttttatatatgatatgtactttccattcttttcctttttccatttttttcagcaTCTCTCTCTCTGTCTTTCTGTCtttatttagttattgtttgtGTATTAAAGATGTGGAATTGATGTAAGCACACCGACAATCAGACAATGTGACAAATGTGCCCAGCCCaaatgaaaatcataccacatcttctttttttatattaaatatacataaatatgacataatacaacaataaagaAACTCAGCCGATCCGCACAATGTCATGTCGGGAATGTGTAATtccatttgtttctgtttttttatttttatttcgctttgtttgtgttataactgcattttatttttattttttcctgtttttatttttcgttcctTTCCTTAATGTTTCTGCatgtattttgaccttttttcattattattatttttcttcttcagatttATCATATTGAAACCGTGACACTAATTTACTATTGTTGAGCTATGAGGGATGATCAGAAACTGtaattatgaatgaaaaaaggGGGCATTTTTACTGTCAGCTTGGGTTGAGCagtttttcagtaaaaaatggATTGAAAACTGTCAAAGTCCCTTACAAATCAGTCCAATCAGATTTAAGATATGCGGACCAATCAACGCCAGCTTTATGTAAGTGGTGATCCAATCGTCACCGTGATTTCAATCCTCCCGGCAAGCACAAAAACACATTCACCGAAATTTTCAAGTATTCTTTCTGTAGCAAATCGTCCACAGAGCTAATAATCATGGCACGAACAAAGCAAACTGCACGTAAATCCACCGGAGGTAAAGCTCCAAGAAAACAACTTGCCACCAAGGCCGCCCGTAAGAGCGCACCTGCAACCGGTGGAGTCAAGAAACCACATAGATACAGGCCAGGAACAGTCGCTCTCCGAGAAATCAGGAGATACCAGAAGAGCACAGAGCTCCTCATCAGGAAACTCCCCTTCCAGAGATTAGTCCGTGAAATCGCCCAGGACTTCAAAACTGATCTCCGATTCCAGAGTTCAGCCGTCATGGCCCTACAGGAAGCCAGCGAAGCCTACTTGGTCGGTCTCTTCGAGGATACCAACTTGTGCGCAATCCACGCCAAGAGAGTAACCATCATGCCAAAGGATATCCAATTGGCCCGAAGAATCCGTGGAGAACGTGCTTAAGAAGTgtgattttttcaccaaaacataacggcccttttcagggccaccaatatttttcaaaaagaatctataaattgttgtacatgaaaattagaaacataGCCGAACCCCTCTTTTCcccatctctctctctctcttttatttcttcttGTTGAATCCATCTATATGCAAAGCAatacatagacaaaaaataaattttatgatatatatatacacacaagtctcatcacaaaaaaaaggggggtgtttgtttatcatggtacatgtatgtccttGTGTGTAGAATATTAAAtagtacattatataaaaaaagatcaacatataaatgtttctatctgtacttctgttcttttcttttcttcgcTTGTTTTGTCTTGTCTTCTTTTGATGTATTATTTACACCAGTAGTCTAGACCAAAGAAAGAGAACCACCAACTGGccaaaatataacctttttttttaagttagagtttaaatatcttgtataattcattaatttgaatatttcttttagaaaagcTGATATTACAGGgtacttttatcaaaaatttagagCTCTTTTTCAGTCAGAattgtaaagaatttttttatcatgtatgtagtaatatattttgtccACTTTAGAGTCTTGTCTTGCTGCTAGttaacaaaatcatgaaatttctatttaaattaatataatttcggTACGGGTCCAAGTAGTCCccacaaaatttcaatgtagGAAGTCCATGTAAGCATATATCTTGCACTTATaagcttttttatatgataaaaagtggTTTTCAGacttattataaacttttctggCTAAAAGAAGTCTTCAGAATAGTAAGTACATGTGTGcgcattaacatttttattggaTTGGCTGATGAAATTGTCATCGTCATACTGTGGATAAATATAGAATggcgtttaaaaataaaattgaaaggaaGATGCACACATAAGAAGTTTTACCCGCAGTCAGGGGCATCTCTTTTCTTCACTGTAatacctagaaaaaaaaatctttaatagtAATAACAGTAAcagttttattcatacattctCCCATTTATGATCTGAAGTACCTGCAGCAGATCGTTGATGGATGGCAAGCACAGCTTTGACAGATGATGTTGAGTTATGAAAGACAGGTAGAAAACTGCAAGCATGTAAAATCCTGTGATGTATCCAATTTCTGGATACATCAAATAGACAAATAGATAACCAGTATTCCTAGATATGTCTGTGAGGTTTATTTTTTCCCCAACTAAATTCCATTCCATTAAGTTGAAATGTGTATTGTCATTGAATGAAAATGTCTGTTCAGAGAAAgcaaataattatctttataattttgactgtctaaagtgattttcatttatcatttatttatcatactattctatcttaaaatgaaaacttttcaacattttggaACTTTTTTTGTCTCCTTCAGTCATTTTTATTCCGAttgaaataatagttttttcttaaaaatttactgTCTGATATGANNNNNNNNNNNNNNNNNNNNNNNNNNNNNNNNNNNNNNNNNNNNNNNNNNNNNNNNNNNNNNNNNNNNNNNNNNNNNNNNNNNNNNNNNNNNNNNNNNNNtttattttttgtctatgtatTGCTTTGCATATAGATGGATTCAACaagaagaaataaaagagagagagagagatgggGAAAAGAGGGGTTCGGCtatgtttctaattttcatgtacaacaatttatagattctttttgaaaaatattggtggccctgaaaagggccgttatgttttggtgaaaaaatcacACTTCTTAAGCACGTTCTCCACGGATTCTTCGGGCCAATTGGATATCCTTTGGCATGATGGTTACTCTCTTGGCGTGGATTGCGCACAAGTTGGTATCCTCGAAGAGACCGACCAAGTAGGCTTCGCTGGCTTCCTGTAGGGCCATGACGGCTGAACTCTGGAATCGGAGATCAGTTTTGAAGTCCTGGGCGATTTCACGGACTAATCTCTGGAAGGGGAGTTTCCTGATGAGGAGCTCTGTGCTCTTCTGGTATCTCCTGATTTCTCGGAGAGCGACTGTTCCTGGCCTGTATCTATGTGGTTTCTTGACTCCACCGGTTGCAGGTGCGCTCTTACGGGCGGCCTTGGTGGCAAGTTGTTTTCTTGGAGCTTTACCTCCGGTGGATTTACGTGCAGTTTGCTTTGTTCGTGCCATGATTATTAGCTCTGTGGACGATTTGCTACAGAAAGAATACTTGAAAATTTCGGTGAATGTGTTTTTGTGCTTGCCGGGAGGATTGAAATCACGGTGACGATTGGATCACCACTTACATAAAGCTGGCGTTGATTGGTCCGCATATCTTAAATCTGATTGGACTGATTTGTAAGGGACTTTGACAGTTTTCAATccattttttactgaaaaactGCTCAACCCAAGCTGACAGTAAAAATGCCCccttttttcattcataattaCAGTTTCTGATCATCCCTCATAGCTCAACAATAGTAAATTAGTGTCACGGTTTCAATATGATaaatctgaagaagaaaaataataataatgaaaaaaggtcaaaatacatGCAGAAACATTAAGGAAaggaacgaaaaataaaaacaggaaaaaataaaaataaaatgcagttataacacaaacaaagcgaaataaaaataaaaaaacagaaacaaatggaATTACACATTCCCGACATGACATTGTGCGGATCGGCTGAGTTtctttattgttgtattatgtcatatttatgtatatttaatataaaaaaagaagatgtggtatgattttcatttGGGCTGGGCACATTTGTCACATTGTCTGATTGTCGGTGTGCTTACATCAATTCCACATCTTTAATACacaaacaataactaaataaaGACA
This is a stretch of genomic DNA from Mytilus trossulus isolate FHL-02 chromosome 6, PNRI_Mtr1.1.1.hap1, whole genome shotgun sequence. It encodes these proteins:
- the LOC134722527 gene encoding histone H2B-like: FDYQTSNMPPKVGTKGAKKAVTKAKTARPGGDKKRRRKRRESYAIYIYKVLRQVHPDTGVSSKAMSIMNSFVNDIFERIAAEASRLAHYNKRSTITSREIQTAVRLLLPGELAKHAVSEGTKAVTKYTSSK
- the LOC134721164 gene encoding histone H3, which produces MARTKQTARKSTGGKAPRKQLATKAARKSAPATGGVKKPHRYRPGTVALREIRRYQKSTELLIRKLPFQRLVREIAQDFKTDLRFQSSAVMALQEASEAYLVGLFEDTNLCAIHAKRVTIMPKDIQLARRIRGERA
- the LOC134722528 gene encoding uncharacterized protein LOC134722528, which codes for MARTKQTARKSTGGKAPRKQLATKAARKSAPATGGVKKPHRYRPGTVALREIRRYQKSTELLIRKLPFQRLVREIAQDFKTDLRFQSSAVMALQEASEAYLVGLFEDTNLCAIHAKRVTIMPKDIQLARRIRGERRGKGGKGLGKGGAKRHRKVLRDNIQGITKPAIRRLARRGGVKRISGLIYEETRGVLKVFLENVIRDAVTYTEHAKRKTVTAMDVVYALKRQGRTLYGFGGRGKGGKAKAKAKSRSSRAGLQFPVGRIHRLLRKGNYAERVGAGAPVYLAAVLEYLAAEVLELAGNAARDNKKSRIIPRHLQLAIRNDEELNKLLSGVTIAQGGVLPNIQAVLLPKKTQKAANKSSTELIIMARTKQTARKSTGGKAPRKQLATKAARKSAPATGGVKKPHRYRPGTVALREIRRYQKSTELLIRKLPFQRLVREIAQDFKTDLRFQSSAVMALQEASEAYLVGLFEDTNLCAIHAKRVTIMPKDIQLARRIRGERA
- the LOC134721157 gene encoding histone H2A, which translates into the protein MSGRGKGGKAKAKAKSRSSRAGLQFPVGRIHRLLRKGNYAERVGAGAPVYLAAVLEYLAAEVLELAGNAARDNKKSRIIPRHLQLAIRNDEELNKLLSGVTIAQGGVLPNIQAVLLPKKTQKAAK